ACATATGATTGTGGTGATTGGCCAGTATGATGCTGGCTATGTCTGCCACGATCCCTATGGCACCGTTCATGACGGCTATTCGGGGCGGGGTGGCCAGTTTGAAAAGTACAGCCGCGAACTACTGAACGCTCGCTGGCTCACCCATCGACGCAAAAACGGTTGGGGCAGACTCTTTGAGTGACGGGCGATCGCCCTCAGCCCGGCAGCCCTAGCGGATATCCTTCGAGAAATAGACAAAAATACCAATGGAAATGAACAGGGTTGCGAAGGCAACTAAGTTTCTTAGCATAGGAAAAAAGAGGGGTTAGATACTAGAAAACAGGTCAAGACGCGTCGTCAAGCAAACTCGTGAGATGGGGAATCAGTTGATGACTGCGCACCACCCCTTCAATGCGTTCGATCGGCTGGCCGTCTTTGAACAACACCAGAGTGGGGAGGGCTTGAATATCATGCTGAGAGGCGATCGCTGGATAGTTATCCGTGTTGATTTTCACAAT
The sequence above is a segment of the Candidatus Obscuribacterales bacterium genome. Coding sequences within it:
- the trxA gene encoding thioredoxin, with protein sequence MVTKQTFSSFDDMLATSEQPVLIDFYAPWCGPCQLMATILKEVNAQLGERLRIVKINTDNYPAIASQHDIQALPTLVLFKDGQPIERIEGVVRSHQLIPHLTSLLDDAS